The proteins below come from a single Mycolicibacterium sp. TY81 genomic window:
- a CDS encoding cellulase family glycosylhydrolase — protein MDRRTALKVPLLLAAGSAMAGFSGPALAAAAGTRWTPERANSWYQGQGWLVGGNYITSTAVNQLEMFQAGTYDPGRIKAELGAARWFGFNTVRVFLHDLLWAQDPQGFSQRLSQFVSIAASNGIKPLFVFFDSCWDPHPKLGVQRAPTPGVHNSGWVQSPGADRIADPNYRGVLQNYVTGVINLFRNDNRVLGWDLWNGPDNPAAVYRKVERSDKMKLVADLLPQVFAWARAVDPVQPLTSGVWQGSWANPAQRSAIASIQLDNSDIISFHSYAKPADFSARIDELAPLGRPIICTEYLARNQGSTVEGILPVAKQRNVGAYSWGLVAGKTQTYFPWDSWDHPNPAEPKVWFSDLLYPNGRAFRDSEVLTVRKLTGTPGPT, from the coding sequence GTGGACCGCAGAACCGCTCTCAAGGTGCCGCTGCTGCTGGCGGCGGGCTCTGCCATGGCCGGATTCTCCGGACCGGCTCTGGCGGCCGCAGCCGGAACGCGCTGGACGCCCGAGCGGGCCAACAGCTGGTACCAGGGACAGGGCTGGCTGGTCGGCGGGAACTACATCACCTCCACCGCGGTCAACCAGCTCGAGATGTTCCAGGCCGGTACCTACGACCCCGGGCGCATCAAGGCCGAACTCGGTGCCGCCCGCTGGTTCGGCTTCAACACCGTCCGCGTCTTCCTGCACGACCTGCTGTGGGCACAGGACCCACAGGGCTTCTCGCAACGGCTGTCGCAGTTCGTCAGCATCGCAGCGAGCAACGGCATCAAGCCGCTGTTCGTGTTCTTCGACTCGTGCTGGGACCCGCATCCGAAGCTCGGCGTGCAGCGGGCTCCGACCCCCGGGGTGCACAACTCGGGCTGGGTGCAGAGCCCCGGCGCGGACCGCATCGCCGATCCGAATTACCGTGGGGTACTGCAGAATTACGTCACCGGTGTGATCAACCTGTTCCGGAACGACAACCGCGTGCTCGGTTGGGATTTGTGGAACGGGCCCGACAACCCGGCCGCGGTCTACCGCAAGGTCGAGCGCAGCGACAAGATGAAGCTCGTTGCCGATCTGCTGCCGCAGGTCTTCGCGTGGGCGCGCGCCGTCGACCCCGTACAGCCGCTGACAAGTGGCGTGTGGCAAGGAAGTTGGGCCAACCCCGCGCAGCGCAGTGCCATCGCGTCGATCCAGCTGGACAACTCGGACATCATCTCGTTCCACAGCTACGCCAAGCCGGCCGACTTCTCCGCCCGGATCGATGAGCTCGCCCCACTGGGTCGGCCCATCATCTGTACCGAGTACCTCGCCCGTAACCAGGGCAGCACCGTCGAGGGCATTCTGCCAGTTGCCAAGCAGCGCAACGTGGGTGCGTACAGCTGGGGACTCGTGGCCGGCAAGACCCAGACCTACTTCCCGTGGGATTCGTGGGATCACCCGAACCCCGCGGAGCCGAAGGTCTGGTTCAGCGATCTGCTCTACCCCAACGGGCGGGCCTTCCGCGACAGCGAGGTCCTCACCGTCCGGAAGCTGACCGGAACACCCGGCCCGACGTAG
- a CDS encoding acyl-CoA dehydrogenase family protein, with protein sequence MPVDRLLPNDEAHALIELTRNIADKVLDPIVDQHEKDETYPDGVFPTLGEAGLLSLPYPEEWGGGGQPYEVYLQVLEELGARWASVAIAVSVHSLSCHPLMTFGTDEQRQRWLPEMLSGNLIGAYSLSEPQAGSDAAALGCKAVASDGGYRVTGSKAWITHGGLADFYTLFARTGEGSQGISCFLVPASTEGLSFGRPEEKMGLHAVPTTSAHYDNAFLPTERLIGAEGQGLPIAFSALDAGRLGVAAVAVGLAQSALDQAVAYAQERTTFGRKIIDHQGLGFLLADMAAAVDSARATYLDAARRRDAGLPYSRHASVAKLVATDAAMKVTTDAVQVFGGAGYTRDYRVERFMREAKIMQIFEGTNQIQRLVISRSLAR encoded by the coding sequence GTGCCTGTCGATCGCCTCTTGCCCAACGATGAAGCCCACGCGCTCATCGAGCTCACCCGCAACATCGCGGACAAGGTGCTGGACCCCATCGTCGACCAGCACGAGAAGGACGAGACGTATCCCGACGGGGTGTTTCCCACGCTGGGCGAGGCGGGATTGCTGAGCCTGCCGTACCCCGAGGAATGGGGTGGCGGCGGCCAGCCCTATGAGGTGTACCTGCAGGTGCTCGAAGAACTCGGCGCCCGCTGGGCGTCGGTGGCCATCGCGGTCAGCGTGCACAGCCTGTCGTGCCATCCCCTGATGACGTTCGGCACCGACGAGCAGCGACAGCGCTGGCTGCCGGAGATGTTGAGCGGCAACCTGATCGGCGCCTACAGCTTGTCCGAGCCCCAGGCCGGTTCCGACGCTGCGGCACTGGGCTGCAAGGCCGTCGCCTCCGATGGCGGGTACCGGGTCACCGGTTCGAAGGCCTGGATCACGCACGGTGGGCTCGCCGATTTCTACACCTTGTTCGCGCGCACCGGCGAAGGGTCGCAAGGTATCTCGTGCTTCCTGGTGCCCGCCAGCACCGAGGGGCTGTCGTTCGGGCGGCCCGAGGAGAAGATGGGCCTGCACGCGGTGCCCACCACCTCCGCGCACTACGACAACGCGTTCCTGCCGACCGAGCGACTGATCGGCGCCGAGGGTCAAGGCCTACCGATCGCGTTCAGCGCGCTCGATGCCGGCCGGCTCGGTGTCGCCGCCGTCGCCGTCGGCCTGGCCCAGTCGGCGCTGGATCAGGCGGTGGCCTACGCCCAGGAGCGAACGACGTTCGGCCGCAAGATCATCGACCACCAGGGACTCGGCTTCCTGCTCGCCGACATGGCCGCCGCCGTCGACTCGGCGCGGGCCACCTACCTCGATGCCGCCCGCCGGCGCGACGCCGGGCTGCCGTACTCGCGCCACGCCTCGGTCGCGAAACTGGTCGCCACCGACGCGGCCATGAAGGTCACGACCGACGCGGTGCAGGTGTTCGGTGGCGCGGGGTACACCCGCGACTACCGTGTGGAGCGCTTCATGCGGGAAGCCAAGATCATGCAGATCTTCGAGGGCACCAACCAGATTCAGCGTCTGGTGATCAGCCGGAGCCTGGCCAGGTAG
- a CDS encoding DUF445 domain-containing protein — protein sequence MANAFAYPWWVYVTIPLGAAFVGWITKIMALKMMFYPVEFKGIPPYLGWQGQIPKRAPKMAAVAVDSLTSEILKPEEMFDKIDPNELVKELAEPLRQTSAEMVDTIMMSFQPQVWRATPDQLKDVVVKNVEKRIPTAMAAMFDKLRGQVDQIFDIKHMVVTNLVRDKVTLNTVFQDIGKPAFKFLIMSGLLFGFLIGLVQAVVFGITNWHWSLPLFGLLTGGLTDYVALQMIFRPLERKNVFLGIKWQGVFQRERKQVVEGYAALMAREIFTPQAIMESMLNGPSSDRFFDMISTEISATIDTQMGFTGKIIKSVGGRQYVDMKKQITDSIIDKLPETSTYIEGYMRDRLDLENVMVSKMMVLDSLSFENLLRPAFKDDEWIVVVLGAALGFLFGELQAQLILLLAH from the coding sequence ATGGCCAATGCGTTCGCCTATCCCTGGTGGGTATACGTCACCATCCCGTTGGGCGCGGCCTTCGTCGGCTGGATCACGAAGATCATGGCCCTGAAGATGATGTTCTACCCCGTCGAGTTCAAGGGCATCCCGCCGTACCTCGGCTGGCAGGGCCAGATTCCCAAGCGCGCGCCGAAAATGGCTGCCGTGGCGGTGGATTCGCTGACGTCGGAGATCCTCAAACCCGAGGAGATGTTCGACAAGATCGACCCGAACGAGTTGGTCAAGGAACTCGCCGAACCCCTGCGGCAGACCTCCGCCGAGATGGTCGACACCATCATGATGTCGTTCCAGCCGCAGGTCTGGCGGGCGACGCCCGACCAGCTCAAGGACGTCGTCGTCAAGAACGTCGAGAAGCGCATCCCGACGGCCATGGCTGCGATGTTCGACAAGCTTCGCGGTCAGGTCGACCAGATTTTCGACATCAAGCACATGGTCGTCACCAACCTGGTGCGCGACAAGGTCACGCTCAACACCGTCTTCCAGGACATCGGCAAGCCCGCGTTCAAGTTCCTCATCATGTCCGGCCTGCTCTTCGGCTTCCTGATCGGTCTGGTACAGGCCGTGGTGTTCGGCATCACCAACTGGCACTGGTCGCTGCCGCTGTTCGGTCTGCTGACCGGTGGTCTCACCGACTACGTTGCGCTGCAGATGATTTTCCGGCCGTTGGAGCGCAAGAACGTCTTCCTCGGCATCAAGTGGCAGGGCGTCTTCCAGCGGGAACGCAAGCAGGTCGTCGAGGGTTACGCGGCGCTGATGGCCCGGGAGATCTTCACGCCCCAGGCCATCATGGAGAGCATGCTCAACGGCCCGTCGTCGGACCGGTTCTTCGACATGATCTCCACCGAGATCAGCGCGACCATCGACACACAGATGGGCTTCACCGGCAAGATCATCAAGTCCGTCGGCGGCCGTCAGTACGTGGACATGAAGAAGCAGATCACCGACTCCATCATCGACAAGTTGCCCGAAACATCCACGTACATCGAGGGATACATGCGCGATCGCCTCGATCTGGAGAACGTCATGGTCAGCAAGATGATGGTGCTCGACTCACTGTCGTTCGAGAACCTGCTGCGCCCGGCGTTCAAGGATGACGAGTGGATCGTCGTCGTGCTCGGCGCCGCCCTCGGTTTCCTGTTCGGTGAGTTGCAGGCGCAGCTCATCCTGCTGCTGGCGCACTGA
- a CDS encoding TetR/AcrR family transcriptional regulator, with amino-acid sequence MSTRTSPAFGTRRRTELFDALIALFLDEGFAHLTLDDIAGRLRCSKSTLYTLAGSKEQLVRAATVQFFRQATDEVEQLVAGVDGARARITAYLSAVGTVLDAASDQFMMDLDAFAPARSVYEKNTQIAARRVQEMIADGVESGEFRDVHASFAADLVSTMMVRIQQRRVRESTGLDDASAYRELAAILTAGISA; translated from the coding sequence GTGAGCACGCGCACGTCCCCGGCGTTCGGCACCCGTCGACGTACTGAGCTGTTCGACGCCCTCATCGCGCTGTTCCTCGACGAGGGATTCGCCCACCTCACGCTCGACGACATCGCCGGGCGGCTGCGGTGCTCGAAGTCGACGCTGTACACGCTGGCCGGCAGCAAGGAGCAGTTGGTGCGCGCCGCGACCGTGCAGTTCTTCCGGCAGGCGACCGACGAGGTGGAACAGCTGGTGGCCGGAGTCGACGGCGCGCGGGCGCGGATCACGGCCTATCTGTCGGCGGTGGGGACGGTGCTGGACGCTGCATCGGACCAGTTCATGATGGACCTGGACGCCTTCGCTCCGGCGCGCAGTGTCTACGAGAAGAACACCCAGATCGCGGCCCGCCGGGTCCAGGAGATGATCGCCGACGGCGTCGAGAGCGGCGAATTCCGTGATGTCCACGCGTCTTTCGCGGCCGATCTGGTGTCGACGATGATGGTGCGCATCCAGCAGCGGCGGGTGCGCGAGAGTACCGGACTCGACGACGCCAGTGCATATCGCGAGCTGGCGGCGATTCTCACCGCCGGTATCAGCGCCTGA
- a CDS encoding TetR/AcrR family transcriptional regulator: MDPQVQKLTAKGQATRSRIIDGAAAEIRERGVALTTIEDVMARTRTSKSQIFHYFPRGKEQLLLAVATLESQRVLDDQQPHLSELTSWAAWQRWRDVVVERYRRQGQNCPIAVLMSEIGRTSTGAQAVTTELIDSWRGAIADGIVAMQQQDKIARTVDAERAAAALLAGIQGGVGIMLATGDLTYLEAALDEGIGALRQR; the protein is encoded by the coding sequence ATGGACCCGCAAGTCCAAAAACTGACGGCCAAGGGGCAGGCGACCCGATCCCGGATCATCGACGGCGCCGCAGCGGAAATCCGGGAGCGAGGCGTCGCACTGACCACCATCGAAGACGTGATGGCGCGGACCCGGACCTCGAAGAGCCAGATATTTCACTACTTTCCGCGGGGCAAAGAACAACTGCTACTCGCCGTTGCGACGCTGGAATCCCAGCGCGTACTCGACGACCAGCAGCCCCACCTCAGCGAGCTCACCTCATGGGCAGCCTGGCAGCGCTGGCGGGACGTCGTGGTCGAACGCTATCGCCGACAAGGCCAGAACTGCCCGATCGCCGTGCTGATGTCCGAGATCGGCCGCACCAGCACCGGCGCACAGGCGGTCACGACCGAACTGATCGACTCCTGGCGGGGCGCCATCGCTGACGGCATCGTGGCGATGCAGCAGCAGGACAAGATTGCCCGCACCGTCGACGCCGAGCGGGCGGCTGCCGCACTGCTGGCCGGCATCCAGGGCGGTGTCGGCATCATGCTCGCCACCGGCGACCTCACGTATCTCGAGGCGGCCCTGGACGAGGGCATCGGCGCGCTGCGGCAGCGTTAG
- a CDS encoding APC family permease — protein sequence MTTDRVALPDTADDECVDSGYAPELKRTLGGFQVFAVSFAFISVAVGIFGTYDDLLQTSGPVGIWLWIVAAVGQTLVALVVAQFAARIALSGSSYQWASRLANPKVGWLFGWLTFWYLAIAAVAVDNALASQALMPLLGISDNEDTARLITIAVLIVQAALVIASTRLLGLITSGAVGLELGIVLILVLVLGIVMAVTGSGHVDNLTSRGITAGAGDYYAVGGGLMAGMIMGLTTLVGFDSAANLAEEAKDPFRSVPRAIVASVVAAGVAGLVFLIALTVAIKDVSTVSHSGSPVALVIREQLGPVAERILLAGIVLAMFGAGLVVMAACSRQVFAMARDARFPAHRVMRKVNPRTQTPVPATLLILAVGVVLMATLRGAALIQLIIASTILPALIYGAIVVLYLAVRRRLEHKEGGFSLGRFELPVAGVALVWVAVAIFVLVTPTTARVPSLIVLGLIAVGVGYFVKMLILNREVLDTEPGIDEFAAAPK from the coding sequence ATGACAACAGACCGCGTTGCACTTCCGGACACCGCCGATGACGAGTGCGTCGACTCCGGCTACGCGCCCGAACTGAAGCGGACCCTCGGCGGCTTTCAGGTCTTCGCGGTCTCGTTCGCCTTCATCTCGGTGGCGGTCGGGATCTTCGGCACCTACGACGACCTGCTGCAGACTTCGGGTCCCGTCGGCATCTGGCTGTGGATCGTCGCGGCGGTCGGGCAGACGCTCGTCGCTCTCGTCGTCGCGCAGTTCGCAGCTCGGATCGCGCTCAGCGGGTCGTCGTATCAGTGGGCATCGCGGCTGGCCAACCCGAAGGTGGGCTGGCTGTTCGGCTGGCTGACGTTCTGGTACCTCGCAATCGCCGCGGTGGCGGTGGACAACGCCTTGGCCAGTCAGGCGCTGATGCCGTTGCTGGGCATCAGCGACAACGAGGACACCGCACGCCTGATCACCATCGCGGTGCTGATCGTCCAGGCAGCTCTCGTCATCGCCTCGACCCGGCTCCTCGGCCTGATCACCTCTGGCGCAGTCGGTTTGGAGCTGGGCATCGTCCTGATCCTGGTGCTCGTGCTCGGGATCGTCATGGCGGTCACGGGCAGTGGCCACGTCGACAACCTGACGAGTCGCGGCATCACCGCCGGCGCCGGTGACTACTACGCCGTCGGCGGCGGGCTCATGGCCGGCATGATCATGGGCCTGACCACACTGGTCGGTTTCGACTCGGCGGCGAACCTGGCGGAGGAAGCAAAAGATCCGTTCCGCAGCGTCCCGCGCGCCATCGTGGCGTCTGTCGTCGCGGCGGGTGTCGCCGGCCTGGTGTTCCTGATCGCGCTCACCGTCGCGATCAAGGACGTCAGCACCGTCAGCCACAGCGGCTCCCCGGTCGCCCTCGTCATCCGGGAACAGCTGGGTCCTGTCGCCGAGCGAATCCTGTTGGCGGGCATCGTGTTGGCCATGTTCGGCGCCGGCCTGGTGGTGATGGCCGCGTGTTCGCGGCAGGTATTCGCCATGGCCCGCGACGCCCGCTTCCCCGCGCACCGCGTGATGCGAAAGGTCAATCCACGCACTCAAACTCCCGTGCCGGCAACACTATTGATCCTCGCGGTCGGTGTGGTGCTGATGGCGACGCTGCGCGGCGCCGCGCTGATCCAGCTGATCATCGCGTCGACGATCCTGCCCGCGCTGATCTACGGCGCGATCGTCGTGCTCTACCTCGCCGTTCGGAGACGATTGGAGCACAAGGAGGGTGGCTTCAGCCTGGGCCGCTTCGAACTGCCTGTCGCCGGTGTCGCATTGGTGTGGGTAGCCGTGGCGATCTTCGTGCTCGTGACGCCCACGACGGCACGGGTACCCAGCCTGATCGTGCTCGGTCTCATCGCCGTAGGGGTCGG
- a CDS encoding SDR family NAD(P)-dependent oxidoreductase → MSPKDTRLSGRAALVTGSTGGLGMAIARRLADDGAHVVVSGRNAERGGALVAAIRATGADASFVAADLSGGDDAIRALAEHATDAVGGRLDILVNNAATLLMPMPTADVAPERLREAFEVNVFAPFLLTGLIAPHMARGGGGAVINIGSISGLRGSGGSAIYSSNKAAVHSLTASWADEYGPFGVRVNAVAPGPIATERQQEFADHVQPMLDRLPSRRMSTPEEVAAAVAFLAGDEAANIHGVVLGVDGGWAAV, encoded by the coding sequence ATGAGTCCAAAAGATACGCGATTGTCCGGCCGCGCAGCACTTGTCACGGGTTCCACCGGAGGCCTGGGAATGGCCATTGCGCGCAGGCTGGCCGACGACGGTGCACACGTCGTGGTGAGTGGGCGCAATGCCGAACGGGGCGGTGCGCTGGTGGCTGCGATCCGGGCGACAGGCGCCGATGCGTCGTTCGTCGCGGCGGACCTCTCGGGCGGCGACGACGCGATCCGCGCCCTCGCCGAACATGCCACCGACGCAGTGGGTGGGCGGCTGGACATCCTGGTGAACAACGCGGCCACGCTGCTGATGCCGATGCCGACCGCCGATGTCGCGCCGGAGCGACTGCGGGAAGCCTTCGAGGTCAACGTCTTTGCCCCGTTCCTGCTCACCGGGCTGATCGCGCCGCATATGGCGCGGGGCGGGGGTGGTGCGGTGATCAACATCGGATCGATCAGTGGGTTGCGCGGGTCGGGCGGTTCGGCGATCTACAGCTCCAACAAAGCGGCCGTGCACTCGCTGACTGCCTCGTGGGCCGACGAATACGGACCGTTCGGGGTGCGCGTCAACGCGGTGGCGCCGGGACCGATTGCGACCGAACGGCAACAGGAATTCGCCGACCACGTTCAGCCTATGCTGGACCGGCTGCCGTCGCGCCGGATGAGCACGCCCGAGGAGGTCGCCGCGGCGGTGGCGTTCCTGGCCGGCGACGAGGCCGCCAACATCCACGGCGTGGTCCTCGGCGTGGACGGTGGGTGGGCAGCCGTCTGA
- a CDS encoding three-helix bundle dimerization domain-containing protein — MAAKTEEQVFTEIETRLTAKFADLSPARVTTVIDGARQQFADSTIRDFVPLLVERRAEEELARQLADDSAT; from the coding sequence ATGGCCGCCAAGACCGAAGAGCAGGTATTCACCGAAATCGAGACCCGCCTCACGGCCAAGTTTGCGGACCTGTCCCCAGCTCGTGTGACCACCGTCATCGACGGCGCTCGGCAGCAGTTCGCCGACAGCACGATTCGCGACTTCGTGCCGCTCCTCGTCGAACGTCGCGCCGAGGAAGAACTCGCACGACAGCTGGCCGACGACTCCGCGACCTAG
- a CDS encoding alpha/beta fold hydrolase encodes MAAIGAASLAACGPSSESAAVEKPAPPPTPQHNLNAVKQIRAGDLNVGYVEAGPADGPPVILLHGWPYDIHSYADVSALLADQGFRVIVPYLRGFGSTRFLSDTTVRNGQQAALAADVVALMDALNIPRAILGGFDWGGRSANAVAALWPQRVTGLVAVSGYIVVNRAANLQPLDPDAELGWWYQYYFATPRGELGYRKNTKEFNRLIWSKASPLWHFSDAAYGLSAGAFDNPDHVAIVIHNYRWRLSLAEGESRYDADEQRLQAKPLIHVPTITIGSDFDGAAKDGAGYRAMYTGAYEHRVLDGIGHNVPQEAPAQFANAVIDVSRM; translated from the coding sequence ATGGCGGCGATCGGTGCGGCGTCGTTGGCCGCGTGCGGACCGTCGTCGGAATCGGCGGCGGTCGAGAAGCCGGCACCGCCGCCCACCCCGCAACACAACCTGAATGCGGTCAAGCAGATTCGGGCCGGCGACCTGAATGTCGGCTATGTCGAAGCGGGCCCGGCCGACGGGCCGCCGGTCATCTTGTTGCACGGTTGGCCGTACGACATCCACAGCTATGCCGATGTTTCCGCACTCCTGGCGGATCAGGGCTTCCGGGTGATCGTGCCGTACCTTCGCGGCTTCGGTTCGACCCGGTTCCTGTCCGACACCACGGTCCGCAACGGACAGCAAGCCGCGCTGGCGGCCGACGTCGTGGCCCTGATGGATGCGCTGAACATCCCGCGGGCGATCCTGGGCGGCTTCGACTGGGGTGGCCGCTCGGCGAATGCTGTTGCGGCGCTGTGGCCACAGCGCGTCACGGGCCTGGTCGCGGTCAGCGGATACATCGTGGTCAATCGTGCTGCCAACCTGCAGCCGCTGGATCCGGACGCCGAGCTGGGGTGGTGGTATCAGTACTACTTCGCCACACCTCGCGGTGAACTGGGGTACCGGAAGAACACCAAGGAATTCAACCGCCTGATCTGGTCCAAGGCGTCGCCGCTGTGGCACTTCAGCGACGCGGCCTACGGGCTGAGTGCAGGCGCGTTCGACAATCCCGACCATGTCGCGATCGTGATCCACAACTACCGCTGGCGCCTCAGTCTCGCGGAGGGTGAAAGCCGTTACGACGCAGACGAACAACGACTGCAGGCCAAGCCGCTCATCCATGTCCCGACCATCACGATCGGCAGTGACTTCGACGGCGCGGCGAAGGACGGTGCGGGGTACCGCGCGATGTACACCGGGGCGTATGAGCACCGTGTTCTCGACGGTATCGGGCACAACGTGCCGCAGGAGGCGCCCGCGCAATTCGCGAACGCCGTCATCGATGTCAGCCGGATGTAG
- a CDS encoding L,D-transpeptidase, translated as MRVLVHGVLAVVVVATTTTGGALGIETAGIRLPLGSIIESTQPTQGVPVGVAHPIVVTFKRPITNRAAAEMALDVTSTPAMSGKYEWLDNKVVQWVPDGFWPAHSTIKLTVAGQPMAVTTGPAVIGTAHVADHTFTVTIDGQTSPDMPAPHHLPHLGESGVLLATMGRPEYETPIGKYTVLAKDRNVLMDSSSVGIPVDHPDGYMTEVEFAVRISRRGLFVHSAPWAVESMGFENVSHGCIGLAPAGAEWYYNTVNVGDPVIVEP; from the coding sequence ATGCGGGTGTTAGTGCACGGTGTCCTTGCCGTGGTTGTGGTCGCCACGACCACCACTGGTGGCGCGCTCGGTATCGAGACGGCGGGCATTCGCCTGCCGTTGGGTTCGATCATCGAGTCGACGCAGCCGACGCAGGGAGTGCCGGTCGGCGTCGCGCATCCGATCGTCGTGACGTTCAAGCGGCCGATCACCAACCGTGCGGCCGCGGAGATGGCCCTGGACGTGACGTCGACACCCGCGATGTCGGGCAAGTACGAATGGCTGGATAACAAAGTGGTGCAATGGGTTCCGGACGGATTCTGGCCCGCGCACAGCACCATCAAGCTGACCGTCGCCGGCCAGCCGATGGCCGTTACCACCGGGCCCGCCGTCATCGGGACAGCTCACGTCGCCGACCACACCTTCACCGTCACGATCGACGGCCAGACCTCGCCGGACATGCCGGCGCCACACCACCTTCCGCACCTCGGTGAGTCGGGCGTGCTGCTCGCGACCATGGGTCGGCCGGAGTATGAGACGCCGATCGGCAAGTACACCGTGTTGGCGAAAGACCGCAATGTGCTTATGGATTCGAGTAGTGTCGGCATCCCCGTCGATCATCCGGATGGGTACATGACGGAGGTCGAGTTCGCGGTCCGGATCAGCCGACGCGGACTGTTCGTCCATTCGGCGCCCTGGGCCGTCGAATCGATGGGTTTCGAGAACGTCAGCCACGGTTGTATCGGCTTGGCGCCCGCCGGAGCCGAGTGGTACTACAACACCGTCAACGTCGGCGACCCGGTCATCGTCGAGCCTTAG